A stretch of the Kushneria konosiri genome encodes the following:
- a CDS encoding NADH:flavin oxidoreductase/NADH oxidase has translation MPSPRLFEPLKLSQLELSNRILIAPMCQYSAHEGNATDWHTIHLGHLALSGAGLLILEATAVSPEGRISPDDLGLWNDDNEQALKRTLEAVRAHSDMPLGIQLGHAGRKASTHVPWEGGAQIAPDAARGWQTVAPSGIAYGDGENPPHALSVEEINDIRAQFKRAAERSARLGIEAVEIHAAHGYLLHQFLSPLSNQRNDEYGGSLENRMRLTLEVFDAVRDAFPQERPVGIRISATDWAKGGWSVEESRTLARELDARGCSFIHVSSGGLTSAQQIPVGPNYQVPLARAIGEVVDMPTIAVGLITEPEQAEAIVATGDADAVALARTMLYNPRWPWHAAAALGAQVSAPNQYLRSQPHRYKDLFLEK, from the coding sequence ATGCCCTCCCCTCGTCTTTTCGAGCCGCTCAAGCTGAGCCAGCTTGAACTGTCCAACCGCATCCTGATTGCCCCCATGTGTCAGTACTCGGCCCATGAGGGTAATGCAACCGACTGGCATACCATCCATCTGGGGCATCTGGCGCTGTCCGGCGCCGGCCTGCTGATTCTGGAAGCCACGGCCGTGTCACCGGAAGGCCGCATCAGCCCTGATGACCTCGGGCTCTGGAACGATGATAACGAACAGGCCCTGAAGAGAACGCTGGAAGCCGTCCGTGCGCATTCAGACATGCCGCTGGGGATTCAGCTCGGTCATGCCGGACGCAAGGCCTCTACCCATGTGCCCTGGGAAGGAGGTGCACAGATTGCCCCTGACGCAGCGCGCGGCTGGCAGACCGTTGCTCCTTCAGGCATCGCCTACGGTGATGGGGAGAATCCCCCGCACGCGCTGTCCGTCGAGGAGATCAATGATATTCGTGCGCAGTTCAAGCGGGCTGCCGAGCGCTCGGCGCGTCTGGGCATCGAGGCGGTCGAGATTCACGCCGCTCACGGCTATCTGCTGCACCAGTTCCTGTCGCCGCTGTCCAATCAGCGCAATGACGAGTACGGCGGCAGTCTGGAAAACCGTATGCGTCTGACGCTTGAAGTCTTCGATGCGGTACGTGACGCTTTCCCGCAGGAGCGGCCGGTAGGCATTCGTATTTCGGCCACGGACTGGGCAAAGGGCGGCTGGAGTGTCGAGGAGAGCCGGACGCTGGCCCGCGAGCTCGATGCCCGTGGCTGCAGCTTTATTCATGTTTCAAGTGGTGGGCTGACCTCGGCCCAGCAGATTCCGGTAGGACCGAATTATCAGGTGCCTCTGGCACGTGCCATTGGCGAGGTCGTCGACATGCCGACCATTGCGGTAGGACTGATCACGGAGCCGGAACAGGCAGAAGCCATTGTGGCCACGGGAGACGCCGACGCCGTCGCGCTGGCCCGGACCATGCTGTATAACCCGCGCTGGCCGTGGCATGCCGCCGCCGCATTGGGCGCGCAGGTGAGCGCGCCGAATCAGTATCTGCGCTCGCAGCCGCACCGGTACAAGGATCTTTTTTTGGAGAAATAG
- a CDS encoding polyphenol oxidase family protein: MITSSLLSDISSIAHGFGHRQMLMPGSLAGFEAARPQKQQVHGTRIVTVERPGQACGEADGFLTDRPGIPVSVVTADCLPILLAHRSGGYIGALHAGWRGLLDGIIELMLERITAQRWGNLSEWRAVVGPAAGARAYEVSEALVTRFRASLSIPDEVMAPLPRHLALGAIACHKLEDAGVGEIEHLDQCTITTLTDGSIGALNGPDPNAYRFQSHRRHTLTHPDPDERPKLPNQHSGLVILP, from the coding sequence ATGATCACGTCCTCGCTGCTGTCAGATATCTCCTCGATAGCGCATGGCTTCGGCCACCGACAGATGCTGATGCCCGGATCTCTTGCCGGATTCGAGGCGGCGCGCCCGCAAAAGCAGCAGGTACACGGTACGCGTATCGTAACGGTCGAGCGGCCGGGGCAGGCCTGCGGGGAGGCCGATGGATTTCTGACCGACCGGCCGGGCATTCCCGTGTCAGTCGTCACGGCAGACTGCCTGCCGATCCTGTTGGCGCATCGCAGCGGCGGCTATATAGGCGCCCTGCATGCCGGCTGGCGCGGCCTGCTCGACGGTATTATCGAGCTGATGCTTGAGCGCATCACGGCGCAGCGCTGGGGCAATCTGTCGGAGTGGCGGGCGGTGGTCGGGCCGGCAGCCGGTGCCCGGGCCTACGAGGTCAGCGAGGCACTGGTCACTCGATTCAGGGCGTCCCTGTCGATACCCGATGAGGTCATGGCGCCCTTGCCGCGCCATCTGGCGCTGGGTGCCATCGCCTGTCACAAGCTGGAGGATGCAGGGGTGGGGGAGATCGAGCATCTCGACCAGTGCACGATCACCACGCTGACGGATGGCAGTATCGGAGCGCTGAATGGCCCTGACCCGAACGCCTATCGGTTTCAGAGTCATCGGCGTCACACGCTGACCCATCCTGATCCTGACGAGCGCCCGAAACTGCCCAATCAGCATTCGGGGCTGGTGATCCTGCCCTGA
- a CDS encoding DUF924 family protein, translating to MTHSHDHEEVLSFWFDTLTPGQWFRRDDALDETIATRFGALLDAARRGELCHWRDSDRGRLAEVIVIDQFSRNVYRGDPRAFSHDAQALVLAQEAVRLGCDHRLSLTQRPFLYMPWMHSESLIIHQEAIRLFAQPGLERHLDVEHRHRAILERFGRYPHRNDALGRDSTSEERTFLTTPGSSF from the coding sequence ATGACGCACAGCCATGATCACGAGGAGGTCCTCTCATTCTGGTTCGACACCCTGACGCCCGGGCAGTGGTTTCGCCGCGATGACGCCCTTGATGAGACCATCGCCACACGCTTTGGGGCGCTTTTGGACGCGGCACGCCGGGGTGAGCTTTGCCACTGGCGCGACAGTGACCGCGGCCGGCTGGCCGAGGTCATCGTGATCGATCAGTTTTCCCGCAACGTCTATCGCGGTGATCCACGTGCCTTCTCCCATGATGCGCAGGCACTGGTGCTGGCTCAGGAGGCCGTTCGCTTGGGCTGTGATCACAGGCTCTCGCTGACGCAGCGCCCCTTTCTCTATATGCCCTGGATGCACAGTGAATCCCTGATCATTCATCAGGAGGCCATCAGGCTTTTCGCTCAGCCCGGTCTCGAGCGCCATCTCGACGTGGAACATCGCCATCGGGCCATTCTCGAGCGCTTTGGTCGCTATCCCCATCGAAACGACGCACTGGGCCGCGACAGCACGTCAGAGGAGCGTACCTTTTTGACCACACCGGGCTCGTCGTTCTAG
- a CDS encoding FAD-dependent monooxygenase, whose amino-acid sequence MTETSTITSDIVVVGGGIAGLAMAARLAHRTAFTITVLDSDRAPEMPDETLQLRTTSLNSAALRLLEEAGVMAHLPAHFLTDFDRLEAGSRETPNALSFSAKDINLTRFGVFVENDRLRAALWQTLMSMAQVTLISESRLSSLQRHDDRVDGLLDDGRALNARLIIGADGARSHVRHLAGISSQQRDYAQEAMLINVRLAELPGHTTWQIFTPSGPVALLPLHDRQASLVWYDRPGQIQKRMSMDDDTLRSAILEAFPARLGGIEAILERGRFPIRRLHAQRYTGKRVALVGDAAHVIHPMAGQGINLGLADVLSLTEALEQESDPGTAQALSRYQRRQWPRNAAMLTGVEQLHHLFTLPFAPLRTLAERGLKGADRMAPVKRFMMSLATGQPLNNARGSEDHDAQP is encoded by the coding sequence ATGACAGAGACCAGCACGATCACATCCGACATCGTCGTTGTCGGCGGCGGCATCGCGGGACTGGCCATGGCCGCCCGACTGGCGCACCGCACGGCCTTTACCATCACGGTGCTCGACAGCGACCGCGCTCCCGAAATGCCTGACGAGACGCTGCAGCTTCGTACCACCTCACTCAACAGCGCTGCACTGCGCCTGCTGGAAGAAGCCGGTGTCATGGCGCATTTGCCGGCACACTTTCTGACTGACTTCGATCGGCTTGAAGCCGGCAGCCGCGAGACGCCAAACGCGCTGAGCTTCAGTGCGAAAGACATCAACCTGACCCGCTTCGGGGTCTTTGTCGAAAACGATCGTCTGCGCGCAGCGCTCTGGCAGACGTTGATGTCGATGGCGCAGGTCACCCTGATCAGCGAGTCACGCCTGTCATCGCTTCAGCGTCATGATGACCGTGTCGATGGCCTGCTCGATGATGGTCGAGCGCTGAATGCCCGCCTGATCATCGGGGCTGACGGCGCACGCTCCCATGTGCGCCACCTGGCCGGCATCAGCAGCCAGCAGCGTGATTACGCCCAGGAAGCGATGCTCATCAACGTACGCCTGGCCGAATTGCCCGGCCACACCACCTGGCAGATCTTTACCCCCAGCGGACCGGTCGCACTGCTGCCGCTGCATGATCGACAGGCTTCTCTGGTCTGGTACGACCGTCCGGGACAGATTCAAAAGCGCATGAGCATGGACGATGACACCCTGCGCTCAGCCATCCTTGAAGCCTTCCCGGCGCGCCTTGGCGGAATTGAGGCCATCCTCGAGCGCGGGCGCTTTCCGATCCGACGGCTGCATGCCCAGCGCTATACCGGCAAACGCGTCGCGCTGGTCGGCGACGCCGCCCACGTCATCCATCCCATGGCAGGTCAGGGCATCAACCTGGGGCTGGCCGATGTGCTGTCACTGACCGAGGCGCTCGAGCAGGAAAGCGACCCGGGTACTGCCCAGGCGCTGAGCCGCTACCAGCGCCGACAGTGGCCGCGCAACGCCGCCATGCTGACCGGCGTCGAGCAGCTTCATCACCTGTTCACCCTGCCCTTCGCACCGCTTCGCACGCTGGCAGAGCGTGGCCTGAAGGGCGCCGATCGGATGGCGCCGGTCAAGCGCTTCATGATGTCGCTGGCCACGGGGCAGCCGCTGAACAACGCCAGAGGAAGCGAGGATCATGACGCACAGCCATGA
- the gmhB gene encoding D-glycero-beta-D-manno-heptose 1,7-bisphosphate 7-phosphatase — protein sequence MSAGLIILDRDGVINEDSIEFIRSPEQWLAFPQALEAIARLYQAGWTLAVATNQSGIARGYFDEATLEAMHDRMHREVEAAGGRIAHVVYSPHGPDDESDTRKPKPGLLYQIRDLCQLEGLDQAWMVGDSLRDLQAGQTAGCRTALVLTGKGEITRGDLDQLDRPDEVVIADSLLDFANRLLSDDPTMIPPHR from the coding sequence ATGAGTGCAGGACTGATTATCCTCGACCGGGATGGCGTGATTAACGAGGATTCCATCGAATTCATCAGGAGTCCCGAGCAGTGGCTGGCCTTCCCCCAGGCACTGGAAGCCATCGCCCGTCTGTATCAGGCCGGCTGGACGCTGGCCGTAGCCACCAATCAGTCCGGTATTGCCCGCGGCTACTTTGACGAGGCAACCCTTGAGGCCATGCACGACAGGATGCACAGGGAAGTCGAGGCGGCCGGCGGCAGAATTGCTCATGTCGTCTACTCCCCCCACGGGCCGGACGATGAGAGCGATACCCGAAAGCCCAAACCGGGACTTTTGTATCAGATTCGGGACCTGTGTCAGCTTGAGGGCCTCGATCAGGCATGGATGGTGGGCGACAGTCTGCGCGATCTACAGGCCGGCCAGACCGCCGGATGCCGGACGGCGCTGGTCCTGACCGGCAAGGGAGAGATCACCCGCGGCGATCTTGATCAGCTCGACCGCCCCGACGAGGTGGTGATCGCCGATTCGCTGCTCGATTTTGCCAACCGGCTGCTTTCCGATGACCCGACCATGATCCCACCGCATCGGTAG
- a CDS encoding DUF4168 domain-containing protein, whose product MKKPVSMLGAALITAGLLAAPMAMAGSQGAQQGQAPAQMQQPQPVEPGTLSKQYQDDELRSFLDVNRDMIPVIKKLSSQNVSDQEQARSMMQEFQSKTEDSLKQHDLSVQQYQKIGTDASRDKALEKRLINMDPELYKQLQAMQSQARQQPAQ is encoded by the coding sequence ATGAAAAAGCCCGTATCGATGCTTGGCGCAGCGCTCATTACGGCCGGCCTGCTGGCCGCCCCGATGGCAATGGCCGGCAGCCAGGGCGCTCAGCAGGGGCAGGCACCAGCGCAGATGCAGCAACCTCAGCCTGTAGAACCGGGCACCCTGTCAAAGCAGTATCAGGATGATGAGCTTCGCTCGTTTCTGGACGTCAATCGCGACATGATTCCGGTCATCAAGAAACTGTCGAGCCAGAACGTGTCGGATCAGGAGCAGGCCCGGTCGATGATGCAGGAGTTCCAGAGCAAGACGGAAGACTCCCTCAAGCAGCATGACCTGTCCGTTCAGCAGTATCAAAAAATCGGTACCGACGCCTCGCGTGACAAGGCACTGGAAAAGCGCCTGATCAATATGGACCCCGAACTCTACAAGCAGCTTCAGGCCATGCAGTCACAGGCGCGTCAGCAACCGGCCCAGTAA
- a CDS encoding MFS transporter, translated as MTSTALPTPLLLLMAMATGISVASNYYAQPLLHTIADQLELNYSGAGIIVTTAQLGYAAGLLLLVPLGDMIERRRLVVIMMLLATVGLVISALSTNLAVLLLGTAMTGVFSVVAQVLVPFAATLAAPEQRGRAVGTVMSGLLIGILLARTFAGALSTLGNWRLVYLVAAVLMLITTLLLWRALPRLSTHAGLGYAALIRSVGRLLATHPALRLRAALGALTFALFAAFWTPVAFLLSNPPWQFSDATIGLLGLLGAAGALVAPWAGRQVDRGRARLTTTSGLVLLLLGWLPLFWAERSLVAIVIGVLVLDIAVQLVHITNLNMVYRIDPDARNRLNAAYMVSYFLGGATGSLASAWLYGHAGWTGVTAFGVITSLVGLALWWRGHRCEAHLPA; from the coding sequence ATGACATCGACGGCCCTGCCGACTCCGCTGCTGCTGTTAATGGCCATGGCTACCGGCATCTCGGTGGCCAGCAACTACTATGCCCAGCCGCTGCTGCACACCATTGCCGATCAGCTTGAGCTGAACTATTCGGGCGCCGGCATCATCGTGACCACCGCACAGCTGGGCTACGCCGCCGGCCTGTTGCTGCTGGTGCCACTGGGCGACATGATCGAGCGGCGTCGACTGGTCGTGATCATGATGCTGCTGGCCACTGTCGGACTCGTGATCAGCGCACTGTCTACCAATCTCGCCGTGCTGCTGCTGGGCACCGCCATGACCGGCGTCTTTTCAGTGGTCGCCCAGGTGCTGGTGCCCTTTGCCGCCACGCTTGCCGCCCCGGAGCAGCGCGGCCGCGCCGTAGGCACCGTCATGAGCGGGCTTTTGATCGGCATCCTGCTGGCACGCACCTTTGCCGGCGCACTCTCGACGCTGGGCAACTGGCGGCTGGTCTACCTGGTGGCCGCCGTCCTGATGCTGATCACTACCCTGCTGCTCTGGCGCGCCCTGCCCCGGCTCAGTACGCATGCCGGACTGGGTTACGCGGCACTGATTCGCTCGGTCGGCCGACTTCTGGCGACCCATCCGGCGCTGCGTCTTCGTGCTGCACTGGGCGCGCTGACCTTTGCCCTTTTTGCCGCTTTCTGGACGCCGGTCGCCTTTTTGTTATCCAACCCGCCCTGGCAGTTCAGTGATGCCACCATCGGCCTTCTGGGGCTTCTGGGCGCGGCCGGCGCACTGGTGGCCCCCTGGGCCGGGCGTCAGGTCGATCGCGGTCGGGCACGGCTGACCACCACATCAGGACTCGTGTTATTGCTACTGGGCTGGCTGCCGCTGTTCTGGGCCGAGCGGTCGCTGGTGGCGATCGTGATCGGCGTACTGGTGCTCGACATCGCCGTGCAGCTGGTGCATATCACCAACCTCAACATGGTCTATCGCATCGATCCTGACGCTCGCAACCGTCTCAACGCCGCTTATATGGTGAGCTATTTCCTGGGCGGGGCCACCGGTTCGCTGGCCTCGGCATGGCTTTACGGTCATGCCGGCTGGACCGGCGTAACGGCTTTCGGCGTCATTACAAGCCTTGTGGGACTTGCGCTCTGGTGGCGCGGCCATCGCTGTGAAGCCCATCTGCCAGCGTGA
- a CDS encoding hydroxymethylglutaryl-CoA lyase, translating to MNPRVIIQEVAPRDGLQIEERFVPTADKIALIDALSQTGVAKIEATSFTSPRAIPNLADAGEVMAGITRHPDVDYVALVPNERGVERALAANADELNLVMSASDGHGLANLRMTPWQSLDRFPAMIEQARGRDVFINASISTAFGCPFDGEVPASRIIEIVERLTSLGIRGVSLCDTTGMANPRQVRTLCEEVLERWPELAVTLHVHNTRGMGLANALSAWQAGVTRFDAALGGLGGCPFAPGASGNVCTEDLVHMFEEMGVDTGVDLDALLAVSQTLPERVGHDVPGQVVKAGRANRRYPLPASVRAR from the coding sequence ATGAACCCGCGCGTCATCATCCAGGAAGTCGCCCCGCGCGACGGCCTTCAGATCGAAGAACGCTTCGTACCCACCGCTGACAAGATCGCTCTGATTGATGCGCTCTCTCAAACCGGTGTGGCGAAGATCGAGGCCACCTCGTTTACCTCGCCAAGGGCGATTCCCAATCTGGCCGATGCCGGGGAAGTGATGGCCGGCATCACCCGTCACCCGGACGTGGACTATGTCGCGCTGGTGCCCAACGAACGGGGCGTCGAGCGGGCGCTGGCCGCGAATGCCGATGAGCTCAATCTGGTGATGTCGGCAAGCGACGGCCATGGCCTTGCCAATCTGCGCATGACGCCCTGGCAGTCGCTTGATCGCTTTCCCGCCATGATCGAGCAGGCACGCGGCCGGGACGTCTTCATCAACGCCTCGATCTCGACGGCCTTTGGCTGCCCGTTTGACGGTGAGGTGCCCGCCTCCCGGATCATCGAGATTGTGGAACGGCTCACCTCGCTGGGCATTCGTGGCGTCTCGCTGTGTGATACCACCGGCATGGCCAATCCGCGTCAGGTACGCACACTGTGTGAGGAAGTGCTGGAGCGCTGGCCCGAGCTGGCAGTGACCCTGCATGTGCACAATACCCGCGGCATGGGGCTGGCCAACGCGCTCTCAGCCTGGCAGGCCGGCGTGACGCGCTTTGATGCCGCACTGGGCGGGCTGGGCGGCTGCCCCTTTGCGCCAGGCGCCAGCGGCAATGTCTGTACCGAGGATCTGGTCCACATGTTCGAGGAGATGGGGGTTGATACCGGGGTGGATCTCGACGCCCTGCTGGCGGTGTCACAGACCCTGCCCGAACGGGTCGGCCATGACGTACCGGGTCAGGTCGTGAAGGCCGGACGCGCCAACCGGCGCTACCCGCTGCCGGCGTCCGTGCGCGCTCGATAA
- a CDS encoding CaiB/BaiF CoA transferase family protein produces MTASDTTAGIDAPEALAGLKVLEMGQLIAGPFATKLLGEFGADVIKIEPPGTGDPLRRWRIVEEGTSLWWHVQTRNKRSLSLDLRSEEGQEIVRQLAREADIVVENFRPGTLEKWGLGWETLSAANPGLIMVRISGYGQTGPYRDRPGFGVIGEAMGGLRYLSGHPGERSVRVGVSLGDSLSALYGVIGALLALQERHKSGKGQYIDVALYESVFAMMESLIPEYDGAGVIREPSGSALPGITPSNSYPCLNDEHVLIAGNGDSIYQRLMQAIERPDLAEDPALAHNDGRSRQAERIDSAIAEWTSRHERDHVLSVLETVGVPVGFPYTARDIVNDPHYQARDMIQTIITAEGRKLKVPGVMPRLSRTPGRIEGGGPRLGQHTRDVLDELGIDAATQQALFERGVLYDTPEPDTEASASKCTDKGE; encoded by the coding sequence ATGACCGCGTCCGACACCACTGCCGGCATTGATGCTCCCGAGGCACTCGCCGGTCTGAAGGTTCTGGAGATGGGCCAGCTGATCGCCGGCCCCTTTGCCACCAAGCTGCTGGGCGAATTCGGCGCCGATGTGATCAAGATCGAGCCTCCCGGTACCGGCGACCCGCTGCGCCGCTGGCGCATTGTCGAGGAAGGCACGTCGCTTTGGTGGCATGTCCAGACCCGCAACAAGCGCTCGTTGTCGCTGGACCTGCGCAGTGAGGAAGGTCAGGAGATCGTGCGTCAGCTGGCGCGTGAAGCCGACATCGTGGTGGAAAACTTTCGCCCCGGCACACTCGAGAAATGGGGGCTGGGCTGGGAGACCCTGAGCGCAGCCAATCCGGGGCTGATCATGGTGCGCATCTCCGGCTACGGCCAGACCGGCCCCTATCGCGATCGTCCCGGCTTCGGCGTGATTGGCGAGGCCATGGGTGGGCTGCGTTATCTCTCCGGCCATCCCGGCGAGCGCTCGGTGCGCGTGGGCGTGAGCCTCGGGGATTCGCTGTCGGCACTCTATGGCGTCATCGGCGCCCTGCTGGCGCTGCAGGAGCGCCATAAAAGCGGCAAGGGGCAATACATCGATGTGGCGCTCTATGAGTCGGTGTTTGCCATGATGGAGAGCCTGATTCCCGAATACGACGGCGCAGGGGTCATTCGCGAGCCCAGCGGCAGCGCCTTGCCCGGCATTACGCCATCGAACTCTTACCCGTGTCTCAACGATGAGCATGTGCTGATTGCCGGCAACGGCGACAGCATCTATCAACGTCTGATGCAGGCAATCGAGCGACCGGATCTGGCCGAAGACCCGGCGCTGGCCCACAACGACGGCCGCTCGCGTCAGGCCGAGCGGATCGATAGTGCGATCGCCGAGTGGACATCACGCCATGAGCGCGACCATGTTCTAAGCGTGCTGGAGACCGTCGGCGTGCCGGTGGGCTTTCCCTATACCGCGCGCGATATTGTCAACGATCCGCACTATCAGGCCCGCGACATGATCCAGACCATCATCACCGCCGAGGGGCGCAAGTTGAAGGTACCCGGCGTGATGCCACGGCTGAGTCGCACACCGGGGCGCATCGAGGGCGGCGGCCCGCGGCTGGGCCAGCATACCCGTGACGTGCTCGACGAGCTGGGCATTGATGCCGCCACCCAGCAGGCACTGTTTGAACGTGGCGTTTTGTATGACACCCCAGAACCGGATACCGAAGCGTCGGCATCAAAGTGCACGGACAAGGGAGAATGA